A region from the Oceanidesulfovibrio marinus genome encodes:
- a CDS encoding YggS family pyridoxal phosphate-dependent enzyme: protein MAHECAPIEANLAHVRESVASACIRAGRSMEDVAIIAIAKKHPAEAVRRAIAAMQLDIGESYVQEALAKQEEIADPRVRWHFVGGLQSRKAKEIVGRFHLLHSLDSEKLAHKLHNAAVDQGVTQSVLIQVNVGREEQKSGVMEEKLPELAEAVLGMPELSLQGLMCLPPFFDDPDGAQPFFAKLRKLRDDLERRLGVTLPTLSMGMTGDFQQAIAEGATCVRIGTAIFGPREY from the coding sequence ATGGCACACGAGTGCGCACCAATCGAAGCGAATCTCGCGCACGTCCGCGAGAGTGTTGCCTCGGCCTGCATTCGGGCCGGGCGTTCCATGGAAGACGTCGCGATCATCGCCATCGCCAAGAAGCATCCCGCCGAGGCGGTCCGCCGCGCCATTGCCGCGATGCAGCTCGACATAGGCGAGTCCTATGTTCAGGAGGCTTTGGCCAAGCAGGAAGAAATAGCCGATCCGCGTGTGCGCTGGCACTTTGTGGGCGGTCTGCAAAGCCGGAAAGCCAAGGAAATCGTGGGCCGGTTCCACCTGCTCCACTCTCTCGACTCCGAGAAGCTGGCCCACAAGTTGCATAATGCGGCAGTGGATCAAGGTGTTACCCAGTCCGTGCTCATTCAGGTAAACGTCGGCCGCGAAGAACAGAAGTCCGGCGTCATGGAAGAGAAGCTCCCGGAGCTGGCCGAGGCCGTTCTCGGCATGCCGGAGCTGTCGCTGCAGGGGCTTATGTGCCTGCCGCCCTTCTTTGACGATCCTGACGGCGCGCAGCCCTTTTTCGCCAAGCTGCGAAAATTACGTGACGATCTGGAACGTCGCCTGGGCGTCACGCTACCGACGCTATCAATGGGCATGACCGGGGACTTTCAACAAGCAATCGCTGAAGGCGCAACGTGCGTCCGCATCGGCACGGCTATTTTCGGCCCCCGAGAGTATTGA